In the genome of Elephas maximus indicus isolate mEleMax1 chromosome 6, mEleMax1 primary haplotype, whole genome shotgun sequence, one region contains:
- the DTYMK gene encoding thymidylate kinase has product MAGRRGALIVLEGVDRAGKSTQSRRLVAALCAAGHRAELLRFPERSTEIGKLLNSYLEKKNEVEDHSVHLLFSANRWEQVPLIRNKLDQGVTLIVDRYAFSGVAFTAAKENFSVDWCKQPDVGLPRPDLVLFLQLQLADAARRGGFGQERYEDRAFQERALHCFQQLMQDPSLDCKTIDASRSVEDVHKEVRALSEDAIRAAAQTPLGQLWT; this is encoded by the exons ATGGCGGGCCGGCGCGGGGCGCTGATCGTGCTGGAGGGCGTGGACCGCGCCGGCAAGAGCACGCAAAGCCGCAGACTGGTGGCCGCCCTGTGCGCCGCCGGGCACCGCGCCGAGCTGCTCCGCTTCCCGG aaagatCTACCGAAATTGGCAAACTGTTGAATTCCTACTTGGAGAAGAAAAACGAAGTGGAAGATCACTCTGTGCACCTGCTCTTCTCCGCAAATCGCTGGGAACAAGT GCCTTTAATTAGAAACAAGTTGGACCAAGGTGTCACCCTCATTGTGGACCGGTACGCCTTTTCTGGTGTTGCCTTTACAGCAGCCAAagag AACTTCTCTGTAGACTGGTGCAAGCAGCCAGACGTGGGCCTCCCCAGGCCCGACTTGGTCCTGTTCCTGCAACTGCAGTTGGCAGATGCGGCCCGGCGTGGTGGGTTTGGCCAGGAGCGCTACGAGGACCGTGCCTTCCAGGAGCGGGCCCTGCATTGCTTCCAGCAGCTCATGCAGGATCCGAGCCTGGACTGCAAG ACGATCGATGCCTCCAGGAGCGTGGAAGACGTGCACAAGGAGGTACGCGCCCTGTCTGAGGACGCCATTCGGGCTGCCGCACAAACGCCACTGGGCCAGCTATGGACATAG